The nucleotide sequence CTCATACTGAAGATATGTTTTCCATACAGTTGGGAGGCTGCCTGTAAGGACTGAAACACTGGGAAACATTATGGAATCACAGGTATCAGAGGTCACTTAAATGAGAGCTGGTCTGACAGTTACAGTTAGCACCTGAAGTCTCACTAAAGGGGAACAGAGCTACCAGTACACCTCACATACAATCACTTGAGATATGTAAATGAGATTGGGAAGATATTTATTAACTAGTTCAGGCCATTCCATTTGGAATGATTTTGATTTTAGACAGTCAAATAAACACAACCTCCAAAGAAACCTATAGGCACAGGTAAAGGAAAAAGCCTTGGTTCCCATGTGTTGATCTACAGTGAAACTGAGTCTAAGCAAGTAGAAAaatggggctggcagggctgaaTGTCAGAGACCATGATACCAAAAGACTGAATGGTACAGAAATATCAAACCAGGATTTAAAACTGAGATAGGATTAAAGTCTTCTGTACTTCTGGATGCCTGAGTTAATCTTGGGATGTGCAGGGAGAACTGCAAGGATGCTGGGCATTCCCCCCTCGTGGAAGCTTGGGTTTGCAGTAAATCCTCTGGCTGGATCACTTATCCCGCAGAGAGCGCATCAAAACCTGCGCCATCATATCATCTTCATCAGCATCATAATCCTGGAACAGAGCAGAGATAGcgcccctgcagcagccacgCTGCCCAGTGCCcgtggcactgcagagctgcaggtccctgggcagccagggcacagcacagcagggccagggagccccaggaggcctggctgggcagcagggagcgCACACCTACCACAAAGGTGTCGTAGGAAAAGCGATGGCGCCTCTGCAGGTGCTCCATGAAGTTAGCACTCCTGTAGTTGGGGTCCCCCCACGGCATTGAGGCACAAATTGGGCACACCTTCAACAAAAAAAGCCAGTTAGGTCCAATGCTTCAGTGCTTTGATGCTGACAGCAGAAGGGCAGGACAGCGTGGGGGAGCGCAGCTCAAGGTTTGTGCTGTCACTGTTCTGTATGCAAAGGGATGGCCAGTAACTTGCTGGGACATTGAATGCAAAAACCTCAGATGACcctgaataattttaattcatgTCTTAGATCCCTGAATGGAATGGCCCTACTCTTCTCCCACGTTCTGAAAATCAGAATTCATTAAAGCCTCTTGCTTTAGAAGATTTCAGCCTTATTTCACAGCGGTAGGAAAGTTTCCTTGGTCTtctctgcaaaggaaaaaaggaacttctcttcaagagaaaaaaggaactaaattttcctgaaaaatctggAATTCCAAAAAACTTcccagaaaaatgaaagtttcCAATTCAGTTCCATATTTTGCAATTGCTCTTACATAAGAGGAAGTATCAGAGATAGATTACTAGAATGATACACTATTTTTTGCAAGCATTTCCCCCAACAGTTTCTAgtattttcttgctgaaaacaaggggaaaattaaatgtctgactttaaaaaaaaaattatattttcttgctTAGTTGTGTGTAATTAACTTTGAATGTGTGCCATTTTTCAAGGATGAAAAGAGAATGTGGCCCAGCTGCAGTGGGTGTGGAGACCAGAGAGCCACAGAAAGGTGacagcagaaccacagcaggCTTAGAGGCATgaccagcacagccacactgacTGAACAGCAGAAATCACACCTACTTAATTCAAAAGTCTCTAACTCATTGTTTCACAGGGCTTTAAGACCAGACTTCACTGCAATTGTTGCACCAAGACTTTTTATTACCACTTGTTTTGCATCCATGCTGTGCAAAGCTTTGCAGTGTTCAACCAGCCCTTCTTGATCAAAGTTCTTCTCGCTGCAGTACGGGCACGGGAAGGTGAAGCGATTCGGGAAGCTCCTGGTGGGGGAGGAAAGGTGATTTACAAATACAGGTTATTCAAGGCAATCATTGATGTGTGCAATTAAGGCTAGCCAATTTTAACAATCACTTTGTGAACTCCTAACAGTATTTTAGGGAACTCAATAATTAGACTGAATTACCGTTTTTCTGCAAATGTTCTGAGTGCCATTGATCACCTTTCTCTCAAATGCCAGGGCACCACCCACAAGAATGCACTGCCACCAACTCCCACTTCCCTCCTTCGTGGGTGAGTACAATCAGGAGACCACGGTATTTTAAAAACCAGCTGCATCTACAGAATGCCCTGATCTTAGAGACgtcccagcagaagcagcagagtttacctgggcacagccagctgcaggagcaaggCTCAGTTTTTAACTACATAAAAACCAGCACCCAAACTGAGCAAAGTGgtaaattctgcttttacttCAAAATTCTTTCTTGAGCCAGAGAAGCACAGGAATTCAGGGCAGAGGTGTTACCTGGTGCTGTGGAGGGGCTCTTTAGTGACAGCTTTGACACCTTCCATGATGTAATTCTGGTActtggagcaggaggctgcGTGGCTGCGCATCTTGGACAGGTACATCTGTGCAGgcaagagcagcacagcaggtgaGCCCAAACCTCCTGCACCTCCTGACACACGTTTAAACAACAGCAGCTAAGATGTAACCCCCAGCAGCTTTCAGCAGAAGGGCTACAGCAGAAACTCCAAATACTTCTGCTGGCCAAGCAGAAAACTTTTGAGACTATGGGTCAGCTCAGCTGTAACTCTGCTGTCTGTGGTATGTCACCATACAACCCTGCTACAGCAGCAACCTCCCACTGCCACTTAAAATCagaatctttcatttttaattcatctCCTGAAAAGGTAACAACAAAAAACTGTGGAAAGAATGTCAACATCTGGGTGCTGCCTAGATCAAACACCTTCAGCACATATCAGAACAAACACTTTGACCTGATTTTGCAAAagctgaggaggaagcagcttgGTGGACACATCTCGTGTACTGAATTTCCAAACACTTTCATACTTTTTTATTGCAGCCGTTGCAAGTGGTTTCTGTCGTTTCAATTTGCTTTTCCAAgtccagggctctgctcccaggtgaCAGGGTGCTGCGGCACACCCCACAGACTGGCTTCTTGGGCTTCAGGCATTCCTGCAGGCACGGCGTGCAGAAGCtgtgagagagagaaggagcagaTGGTGAGACAGCCCACCCACAGTGCCCACTGCCCTTGCACAGCCTCTGCCCAAAGGAGTAACAAAGCCTTGACATTCGATAAAGAAGGGTAAGAAGCACCTGGGCATGAAGGATCCCAGGCTGTCACACCCAGAATTGTTTGCTGTTGGACAGTGCTCTGTGCCCTCGGCTTCCagacagaatcatggaatagtttgggctGCAAGGTcccttaaagcccatccagagccacctctgccatggcagggacacctcccactgccccaggctgctccaagccccagtgttcagcctggccttgggcactgccagggatccagggacagccacagctgctctgggcaccttgtgccagggcctgcccaccctcacagggagcaaTTCGATCCCAACTCCCAAGCTCAGCCTGCCCTCTGACGGTGTGAAGCCGCTGTCCCTTGTCCAGCCATTCCATGCCCGCATTCCTCAGGGGAGACGGGAAGCGAAAGTGGAAGAACACTGGCTTCCTTTCCTCCCGCTTTGCTTTCGTTTTCTCCCTTTAAGGCCGCTctagccctgccctgccctgtcctgctcagcCCCGCTACCGGGGCGCAAAGCAGCGTGCGgagcccctgccctgagccccgcCGGGGCCCGAGCCGGGGCCCGAACCGCGGCTCCTCCCGaggccccgcagcccccgccccagcccccgcgccccggcccggcggcgGGCGCTCACACGTGTCCGCAGGGGACGCGCACCGGGCAGTCGAACACCTCGAGGCACACGGGGCAGGTGAGGCGGGACAGTGGGTCCGGCCGCCGCTCCGGGGCCCGTGACGGCCCGCCCGCCGCCATCTTCCGCCGCGCCGCCAGGGGGCGGCCCTGCGCAcgcgcggccccgcccggccccgccccgcgctgTGGGCGTGACCGAGCGTTGTGGGCGTGACAGGGCTGTGGGCGGGGCGCaccgggcgggcggggccgccATCTCCGGGCAGCTGCCGGCGGGCAGGGCCCCGCGCGGTGCCAGCGCCGCTCCGGGCACGGTGGTGCTCTAACGGCCGATGGTGTCACAGTCCGAAGCCGTTCCACGGCCGCTTCTCTCCCGGCTCTCCCTGGAGCACGGACCCACCCCTTGAGCCCCGCCCCAATGACGTCACGCGGCGGAAGTTCTCCCGCCCCGCCGTTCACTTCCGggccgctgctgccgccgccgcggcccTGCCCGAGCCGTGAGGGCGGGCGCGCTCCGTCCGCGGCACCGGCCGGGCCTCTGCGGCTCCGCCGGGGCAGCGCGTCGGGACGCGGGGCAGCATCCCGGGCGCCGGGCTCTTCCGGTGGAGCGGCGGCGGGTCCCGGCAGCGGGTCCCGGCGGCGGCGCGGAGCGGTGAGGGACGGGACAGGCCGCGGAGCGGGGGCTTACCCCCGGCGGGTGGGCGGTCGGGCGGCGTGGTCGCGGCACAGCGGGGACGGCGGGgcggccgggggcggcgggcgctcCCGGGGCCGGTGACGCCGCGGAGGCCCAGGCGGTGCCCGGGGCTCCTCGCCCCGGCTCTGCAACAAGTGTCCCGGGCACGGAGCGGCCCCGGGCACGGAGCGGCCCCGGGCGGGCGCCAGGCGGGCGGGGGTCCCCGGGCTGCCCGCGCTCGGCGCCGCTCCTGCGCCGCTCGCAGTCGCCGTGTCCGGGAGCCGTTCGGCCGTTCGGGGCCCCGGGCGCGGCGGGAACGGCTGAGCTGCGGGCGGAGGACGCACCGTAGGAGCAGGGCGGGTTTGCCCTgttgtgccctgctgctgcccagggttTTGTACAACCCTGCGGTCAGAGCAGTCGGTTCTCTCGGGAGAGGTTTGGCCCTGGACATGGTTAGAAACGTTCTCTTATCTCAACAGCCGGCACTGGACTCGGATCAGTTTCTGTTCTCACAGCTCCGGGAAACGTTGGCCTTTGGCGTGAGCACCTTGCGGCAAAGCAGCCTTGTTCCTCTGTGCGTTCTGCCAGCCGGGGAGCTGCTGAAACCTATATTTATCCGTGCCTGCTCACATCGTGAGCTCTCCAGAGCCTGTAACCATGGATGTTGCTGCTGGGTGGGCTGCCGGCACGGGGAGGCCGTGCTGCCCGCggctctgtgctggagcagctctggcagggctgccaggctgtgctctggcacagtgtgctgtgccctggctggggtggCAGGCACGGGGCACagtcagggctggcagggctctgggagcctCGATGACAGCTGGGGCTCGctgaccctgctgtgcctcACGTGTGGCCAGGAGCTGTGTTTGGTGGCTGTTGGCAGTGGggatggcagggctgtggtgctgaATGCAGCTCTTGCCAGCACAGGATCACTCCGTGTCCTGGGGGTGTTCTGCTGACGTGCCAGACAAAGATCTCTCTCTGCAGTTCTCGTGTGCAGCTCTTCTTGCCAAGGAACAGGCTCTGCTGTCTTTGTCCACAGACTTCATCCTGCACAACTTGCGGAGGAAcgtggggagggaagggactgCTCCTGGCCCTTATGCTCAGATGTTAATTTAGCACTCCACATTTCCTGTGATTCACAGCCTGTCTCTTGACAGGAGCGCGTGTGCCATGGAGGAGAAGCAGAACTGCTACTTAACTTTCCCCACACGGGGCTGGCACTGAGCACAGCCTTTCATCAAGGAATGTTAACTGCCAGGCTGctgattttgttgtttgtttccCTGGCCTCTTGGTTGttggtgttttgtgttttggttcCTTCAGTTAGGAAGTTATTTTCCTCTAACACGAGTGGTGATCGGtgttccagcagctgcagttaATAGTGGGTGAAGAGTCTTTTCTGACATGCTGTTTGAGACTGACTACATCTGAAACAGAGCACTGAATTCTCCCAACTCCTCTCCCCTCAGGTCAAGAGCTGGTTTGTCTTTTCATGTAGTAAACAAAGCCTGTGGTGTGCTTTGTGATCACAGGTTGAGGCATTGCAGGAGGAGTCTGTTGGCCTGTGAATTACCTTGCTTCTGGTAAAGCAGCATTTGGGAGATTCTTTTGTCACCAGCTATTTCAGCTCTGTGCTTGAGCTCAGTGCTCTGGAAATGCAGATCAGTAAAGCCATAAAAACAACCATCCCTGCAAACAGAACCATACCtgacagaagcacagaaatggTTTTACTCAGTTCCCATAACGCAGCTGAAGGGGGCAGGTGTTTCTTTCTTGCTGAAAAGATCCCAGTGGTGTTTGCAGCTGCCAGCTTTCAGCTGGAATTTGGGCTGTGGCTTGCAGCAGGTGGGAGTGGGTCCTGAGAGGTGGCTGCAGAGCGGCCCCAGCTGCACTGGGGTACCAGCAGGAGGAATGTCAGTGAAAATGTTAGCAATCAAAAGGCAAAGTCAATAAACCTGCTCAGCCTAGGGACAGTCCTGTGCCACAAGAGGCGAGGGGGAAAAGCAGATGCTTTCACAAAATGGGCAGGGACCTGGAAAATGGGTGGGGAATGGTGTTGGAAAGCAGGACAGTGGCATTTCTGTGGCTCCTGTGCCTTTTCAGAGtcctgcagaggctgtgagggagctgcagctctgtgaccGTGTTACAGAGCCCCAAGGGGCAGGGCATGTCTGGGGTGTGTGCACCTGGCATgacttgtgtttgttttcagtttttattccaGGCCAGTTGCCATTGCTGAAGATTCCTAACACCAGATACCCAACCCACTGCCAAATAACCATGAACGAGAGGAGGTAGCTGCCCCCAGCGGAGGGAAAATCTGATTTCAATGGATACAAAATATAAAGACGATTTATTTAGGAAGTATGTACAGTTCCACGAATGCAAACTGAATGCCTCTGACAACAAGCAGCGTCCTATTAACGATGAGTACTTGcgagtggcagcagcagccttaCTTTGCCTTCCCAAAATTGATCCCTTTTATAGATTCCGGTTGATAAAATTTTACGAGATGGCTGAAAACTCACTGAGATCTGTGAAATCCTCAAGTTTACATTGTCTCCATAGTGCATTCAACATGCTTGAGACAGTTGGGATTAATCTCTTTCTGTACCCCTGGAAAAAGGAGTTCAAAAACATTAAGGTAAGACTTTTTTATGTAGCCAGAGTGAgaacatgatttatttttctttctgttaatgcatttaatttgtttcctttaaagtcttctcttttttttttccatttatagcattttatatatatatatattacagtAGGTAAACAGAAGCTATAGGCAAGTTCCTGTGTAAAATAAGAGAAGTTTGAGACATGAGAATATCTGATGAGAGTATCCCAGAGCAGAAGTACAAGCACTTTCTGCAATTAGAGTGTGTATAAAGTAGGAGAAGAACTTATTTAAGGTTGTTGTTCATGGGGAGGCTTTCACTGTGGTGAGTGGTCAAGCTGGATTTGAGCTGACTGAGTTTGATTTGTCTTGCCACAGCTGTTAGTGGACACAAGTATTAAACCCAGGGCATGTGTTCAAGTGGGTGCTTTGCTGAGGTTCCCACAAGTTGTATGATAATGGTGAAGGAACTGCAAAGGGGTTGTTTTCAGAGTAACTTTGATCTGCTTGTCAGTGCTCAGTTCCTGATGTTTTGATTTTAAGGTGCTTTCAAATGTATCTACCCAAGGCAGGTTCCCAGAGGGAAAAGTGGGATCTCACTGCTGGTATTGGGTGCTGCAGTTGAGTTTTGTGTTTTATCTTTTGCCTGTGGTGGGCAgactgctcctgcctgcattCAGAACAGGCTGGACTGGGCTAAGCATATTCCTCAGGTGTGCCAGATGCTGAGGG is from Serinus canaria isolate serCan28SL12 chromosome 20, serCan2020, whole genome shotgun sequence and encodes:
- the LOC127060318 gene encoding serine/arginine repetitive matrix protein 1-like yields the protein MSRAKPLPREPTALTAGLYKTLGSSRAQQGKPALLLRCVLRPQLSRSRRARGPERPNGSRTRRLRAAQERRRARAARGPPPAWRPPGAAPCPGPLRARDTCCRAGARSPGHRLGLRGVTGPGSARRPRPPRRPRCAATTPPDRPPAGGKPPLRGLSRPSPLRAAAGTRCRDPPPLHRKSPAPGMLPRVPTRCPGGAAEARPVPRTERARPHGSGRAAAAAAAARK
- the RNF114 gene encoding E3 ubiquitin-protein ligase RNF114 isoform X1 produces the protein MAAGGPSRAPERRPDPLSRLTCPVCLEVFDCPVRVPCGHVFCTPCLQECLKPKKPVCGVCRSTLSPGSRALDLEKQIETTETTCNGCNKKMYLSKMRSHAASCSKYQNYIMEGVKAVTKEPLHSTRSFPNRFTFPCPYCSEKNFDQEGLVEHCKALHSMDAKQVVCPICASMPWGDPNYRSANFMEHLQRRHRFSYDTFVDYDADEDDMMAQVLMRSLRDK
- the RNF114 gene encoding E3 ubiquitin-protein ligase RNF114 isoform X2 → MEWLDKGQRLHTVRGFCTPCLQECLKPKKPVCGVCRSTLSPGSRALDLEKQIETTETTCNGCNKKMYLSKMRSHAASCSKYQNYIMEGVKAVTKEPLHSTRSFPNRFTFPCPYCSEKNFDQEGLVEHCKALHSMDAKQVVCPICASMPWGDPNYRSANFMEHLQRRHRFSYDTFVDYDADEDDMMAQVLMRSLRDK